ATATGCGACATGCTACAAAGATGaccgctgctgcagccatgaCAGTTCCTCCCCATATCTGTGCCCAGAAAAAGTCGCCGTTGTTGTGGTCGATAATGGCGCCTGCGGTTGGAGCTCCGGCCACCGTTGCCAGCGAGCACAGCGTTTCTACCATGCCAAACCGAATGCCCATCTTCTGCGGGTCTTTGGTTAAGCTCGTCAGGGACGCGACAAACGTGCCCTGGTTGGCCCCGATAGATAAGCCGTAGACAACGCTAAAGACATACATGCCCGTCCGGGTTGTGACTCCGATCCAGGAGTACAGCATTATGCTTACCACAAAGGTGGCCGTGACGAAGAGATTGATGGGGCCGGTGTATCTGTCCGCGAGGAATCCTACAATCGGCCGCGCGGGAATGCCCATGGCATTCGTGATAAtgaggagattgatggagTCAACGTTGGAGAAGCCAATGACGTTACGGGCGTAACTGTTAATCTAGGAAAGGGGTTAACGAcgacattttttttttttttttggagtttgttttctttttgttattttGATGATTTTTTGCAGCAAAGTCACGATTTCCACTTCACGGAAGCGACGAAAGAAAACCAAGACAAAAAGGAACACACGCATCATGATACTGCGCTTACGTACAtagaagaagacaaagtaGAGAGCATAAAAGTATACAAACGCAGCCATGGAGAACAAGAGGTACGGCAGCTCCGAGAAGGCGCCAATCTCAAACAGAGGGCCCGACTTGCGCGGCGGCAACCTTGGCTTGAGCAGGATATTTGCAGTCACGGCCATGGCCAGCGCCAGGAAACCCGCGCAGCGCACCGCCCAGGGGAAGCCAATCTTGGGCGTCAAATACTGGATCGTCGTGGGGAACGTCACGCTACCGACCGAGGTGCCGACCGCCGAGACGGCCAGCGCAAAGGCCCTGTTCTTGTCGAAGTAGGAGCTCAGCACGGAGATGGCCGGCATGAAGGCCACGCCCAGGCCGAAGCCGATGCACACGCCCTGGGCGAGGAAGATTTGCCAGTACGTCGTCGCCAGGCTGGTCATGAAGGTGCCGAAGACGGCCATGAAGGTGCCTACCGCGACCGTCTCGCGCGTGTAGCCCGCGTCGGCGAGGCGGCCGGACACGGCGCAGATGACATaggtgaagaagatttgCACGGAGCCGATCCACGAGACTTGGGACGCTGGGAGGCCGAGTGTCTCGACGTAGTACAGCTGGTAGACGCCGAAAGAGGCAGCGTAGCCCCAGGtcatggcgttgatgaggTGTGTTGCGAGGACCTGGAGCCACGCTTGGAGACCGCCGTCTGGGGGAGGTCCGTaatctttttcctcttccgccAGCTCGACGTCATGAGCAGTGTTTATGACAATTGGTGACGAGTTGTTGTCATTGTTGGAAGTGGTGTTGCCGAGGACACTGGTCTCCTGGACGGCAACAGGTCCATGGGAGGAGGcatctttctcatcatctcgTAGCGTCATGATCAATATTAAcgaaaggagaagaaggtatATAGATAGAGGGGGTATCGTATTAGTCGACaattaaaataaaacaaaaagtagtaataataaaaatcAATCTTTCCTATAGCACATcaaacaacaagaacaaagcTGTAGAAGCTCGAAAGCCATGCCACTCTTTTTCTCAAAGCGAAAAGCTCCCACCGAACAAGAACAAACCCTCTTTCATCTTTAGCTCTGCCTCGTACTGGGAAGACACTTATATACTCCCCGCCGAAACGCCTTGCATCGGTTCTCTCTTATCAGCTTCTATTACTTTTCCATCAACTAAACTTCAATTGCAAGGACATCCCCTAAACGCCGTTCCGTTCTTCGGGGATGACCCCCCGATATCGCCCCCCTGGTGCAGGGCGCTGTGATATTATCAATAGACTCATCAGCGGCGCagtagaaaaaaagggaaccAACAGACCAAGCCCAGTttaaaaaacaaagaagaaaaaaagtacGAAGTTACATAGTGGTATTATCTGCCGAGTGAGCGAAGCATGATGGTGCACGCGCGCGCCCTAAAGCaaaatgtacatgtaagtaGAGAGGGGGGCCAGAGTGGATCGCGTTAGAAGCCGAATCGGCAGCTAGAACCGGAGCATCTTTCACCGAGCCCGGCTGCACGGAATCAGCTGGGCCATTGTGTTTTTTCATGTAAGGGGTTGGGATTTTGTGGGCTTGACCAGGCCAATTGGCTCTGtttcttttcaatttttttcatCCTTTCTTTTGTAATTCAAAGGGCATGTGATGTGTCTCATTAAGGGAGGTCGGAAGGGCGTATCACTTGGGGGCGAGATTTGTCTTTCATCTTGACAATTGACATACGGCCGATAGACATACGGCCGATAGACAACCGATAAGCTGTCATAGCTTCTCTCAACACAAAATCCTTCAAGTTGCCAAAAGCAGTAATAACGTGCCGACGGAGCTCAATATTCCCGCGTAAACAAACACCCGAAACAAAGCCCACAAAAAGAAACCACATGCCCATAAGAAATCCTGCTTTCCCCAAGCATTTACATCGTACTAATACAGGGTAACTTGGGTCTTGGGGAACCTTTTTCTCGTTCTCTTATCCagccccagccccagccccTCCCCCCCGCTCCGATGTCCGGCTTCCCCGGGCCCACATCAGGCCGAACCAGAAATCGGCGACTTGGGAATAATTTTTTTGCAAGCCCagttcttttttgtttccgTTGCGGTTATCGCTTGCCTCAGGCCCCCAATTTTCTCACCGCTTCCCGTAAGGTAATGTGTACGTAAAAAATtgtgggaaaaaaaaaaaaggaatattCCAGCCCACTTGACGAAGCTCGGGAGAAGAAATactagaagaaaaaataaaagcgGGAAGCTATTCTATTTGATttccaatttttttcttcttttccttttctctgcttctcaTTCGCTCAATCAAGTTGCGCGCCCTCTCTTTTTAGCATTGTTTTCTCGCTGCAGAACATTATCCGTCAGTGGCGGTGCGCTTCCCGGTGCCTGGAGAGAAAAGTAGAGCGCTACCGCTCGCTGGCGGAGTTTCACGTCCGAACTAGACCTCGACGGTTGGCGAAATGAATGCAACTCATTAATACACTATCTAGCTGGCCTCTcgacttttgtttttccaCCAGTCCAAAATCGACTTACTCATGCGACACAAAACTCATGCATTTTGTATAtttctcttcagcttcattttctttttgcatcttctcaTTTCTCCAGAATTCTGCCGAAGCAGCCCCTCCAATCCGCGGGGTAACTCAATGACGTAAACAGCCCCGTCCAGATGGAATatcacacacacaaaatCCTTCCCCTTATCGCTGTCTTGCTCTGTCCTCGTGCAAAGTCACATGACTCCGCACCCACCCGGACCAATCGGCTATTGAACCCCTGGATCCCAAAAGGATCCCCTTGCGCCGGCTTCTGCCGGCCCGTAACGGCGCTAGCCTGCATGGGGCATGGTCGGGAGAGCCAAGTTTGACGACACCTGCAACTTTGCCGCGAGATGTTTTTCAAAAGAGTGCTGGTAGAGATGCTCCTCTGGTGGCACTCTGCTGGATTGGATCCCGTCGTCGCGCCGGGTGAGCGATTGGCGCTGCGCGGCTGCAGGGCGGATTCGAAGCGCCTGGTGCGTCCCATCCTTGCGACGTTGCGCTCAAGCTAACATCGGGCGAAACGCCCTAGCGGCTCGGGATCGCCTGAAACGGGCCAAAACCTGTCCTTTGCTCATTACCCATCACTCATCGCAAAAACAGTCAAGGCGCAATTTGCTAATGTTAAAcgacttctttttttataaaaacatGTTCCCGTATATACGAAGCGCAATTGCGCTCCCTTTCTCTGCGCTATGCCACTTGTTCCTCCCAGGCAAGCCCCTCCTCCTTCCAGAAAACAGGAACGAGCTGTACCAGAATCTCAAAGGAAAAAACTGTCAAAGATAGAAAAAACCCGCAAACTACCGACCAGGAATCGCTGAAAATTCGGCGCAACAGATAGGAAACTTTGAAAACGgaggaaaatgaaaaagatAACAGAAAAACagcagaggaaaaaaaaaagagcacCTCCTTCCCTGCCACCCGTCCCCTGTCAAGAAACTAGACAGTTGTAATCACACCAAAGACGAGCGCTCCAACcggcgttttttttttgtgccACCATACCCGACCAATCCTTCTTTACTTTAGACATAGGATGCGAAAGGAAATAATAGAggaaaatagaaaaaagaagaaggaaaacacAAGAGGAAAGAAATAAGAAAGTATCGGACACGCTCCTCCCCGCCTCTCGTCCTAACCTTCGTTGGCAAGACATTTTTCCAAAGCTCGCCACGGCCGCCTTTTTTGGTGATAACCCCCTCGTTCCTGATCAATGGTTTTCGTCCATTGATGTGATTTGCGCACAAGTTGCAGAGATGATGCAGTTGTGTGCGTGTGCCCTACTGTTATTTGTTGATGTAGCTTGCTTCGCTGTGCAGCTTGGTGATGACGCAATTGAAAACGCATATGCgaaaggaagagagcatAAACAGAAACGATgatgaaaaagaggagaaaatgaagaaataaGCCGAAAACAGATAAATGACACCTGATACACATCCCAAACGCCATTGAAGGAGTGTAATGGCCTTGCATTGGCCGTCATGATTACATCTTCATAATAGCATCAAGtgagaaaatgaagattGCGCcagaaagaaatggaaaacaAGCTCAACAGGCTATAGCCGCCGACCACCCTGTTGCTCTTTTGTATCTCAAGCGTCCAATTCAGAGACTGTAGGACCATCATGAGAAAATAAACATTGTAGGGACTGTAGTACCCCGAGCGACCCTGAGCTGAGAATCagggagaggaaaagaaaaaaagaacctccttttctttcttgcttccTAACCAACACACATCGTACAGAGCCTGACGCGcgggaaaacaaaaaagcgCACGAGCAAATTCGTTCTCTACCGCTTacgcttcttggccttgtcggcAGTCATGGTGTTGGCAGCGATGGGTGCCGCGGGCAGCAGAGCcggatgcgatgcgatgatGAGTTCTTCCTTCTTTAGCGGCACTCCCATGTGGCGACCATAGCGACCCTTTCGGCCGTTGCCCTCGTCTTCGCTGATGCACTGATCTGCTGAGAGGCCGGCATCGCGGCAGCGACCACAAGGTCGTTGTCGATCGCAgcccttcttgctcttcctgcaCCGCTGGCAGCGCGGCTTGGTAGAGAGATCAGgctgctcgtcttctccggCTTGGGGGACATGTCCGATGGACACCACTGATTGCTTCCTGGAATGTGTGGTGGAGGCCGCGGGGGAGATTGGGCCATTGGGCACAATGggcggcttctttgtcttgctgccattggaagcGCGGGGCGCCTTGATCTTGGAAGAGACTGGCTTGGGCACGGCGATGGGAGCAGGCTTGCTCTTTACCGACCTACTCTGGGTCGGCTTGACGTCTAGGCCATCCTCATagtcggcatcatcaccgctAGCCTCGGCGCCGTCAATGGGCGGCATAAAGTGCGATTCGGTGGTCTGGTAAATCTGCTTGGACACGCCAGACAGATCCAACTTTTGGCGACGAGATGGCGGGAGCCCGGCGTCGCTGTCACTGTCGCTGTCGCTAGTTGCGCCAGTAGACGACACGCCGTCGGCTCGACCGCTAAAGGCGTCCTCCAAAGTTGATGCAGACGTACGGCCATGGGAAATGTTAGACATCTCACCGAGCCGCATGAGCTGAATGGCGACATCCTTGTCTTCCTCCGACATGCAGCTTCCGACGGTGGGGTCGGGAGTTGGGAGGATGCCCATGCCATGGGTCATGCTATGGCTGCCGTACGAGATGCTGCCCCGACCGCGACGGTCGCTGGAGACAGGGGTCGAGTACATGCTCAACCCATGCCCGCTACCATAGCTCTGCGGAGAGTGCAGCGGTCGTGGGTTTATAAAAGGGTTTTGGCCAGTCTGGACATAAGACAGAGACGGTCTGTGATGTTCGATACGTCTAGCTGGAGAGACGGATGGATTCGAAGTAGCGGCCGGCATCTGAGGCGGTGCGAATAGAGGCAGTTCctagaagagaaaaaaaaaagttagcAAAATCGCGAACAAACGTTTGTAGTGATGATGCGCCAGGCTTACAGAGCTCTCAAACTTAGCCCTCTTCCGTCGGCCACCTTCGACAATGTTTTCAACACTAATGTCGGTGGTTCCGAGCTGCTCCTTTGCTCGGGCGGAAGCGGTGCTCGGGGCGCCATCACCGCTGCTGTAGCCATTCATGCTCTCGGCGTAGGCATCGGTGTGGTTATGGAGGCTACGGCTCTTGGTAGAGCGAGAGCGACCCTTTTTGCCATTGGTGCTGGAGGAGTCGCTCCTGCGTCCCCGCGGCGAAGGGCTTCGCCTGCGTGGTGATGTCGAATAGGACCGGGCCATCTCGGGCCCGTAGCGCTGAGAGAGGGCGTAGCCGTCGCCCCCGTAATAAGAATCAGCGCCCATGTGAAGGCCGCGGTAGTGATGTGATTCTAGGGCGCCGACGGGAGCCTCTTCGATGACTCGAACGTAGACAATCATGTTGTTGCGGAAATTTTCATATCGCGCAATCAAGGTGTTGCCAAGCTCATCCTCGAAGCTGACGCCTTTTGATCCGGGCGGACCCGAGTACAAGCCGTAAAAGTTCTTGACGGTTGTAACAATCGAATCCGTGGTATCATGGGGATAAATCTGGACTCGCATGGGCAAGCGCGCACGATATTGAGGCGATTCAAGGAATAGCAGCTCAAATGCGACGTTCTTGGGGCTCGGCGCCTGACGAGGCGAGACACTGCCGCCGTTTGAGGACGCCGCCGACATGCCGCCAGAAGTGTTTATGGGGGATAACGAATTCATGATTTTATGTTTCGTCCTTCTTTTTGA
Above is a genomic segment from Trichoderma breve strain T069 chromosome 6, whole genome shotgun sequence containing:
- a CDS encoding major facilitator superfamily domain-containing protein — its product is MTLRDDEKDASSHGPVAVQETSVLGNTTSNNDNNSSPIVINTAHDVELAEEEKDYGPPPDGGLQAWLQVLATHLINAMTWGYAASFGVYQLYYVETLGLPASQVSWIGSVQIFFTYVICAVSGRLADAGYTRETVAVGTFMAVFGTFMTSLATTYWQIFLAQGVCIGFGLGVAFMPAISVLSSYFDKNRAFALAVSAVGTSIGFPWAVRCAGFLALAMAVTANILLKPRLPPRKSGPLFEIGAFSELPYLLFSMAAFVYFYALYFVFFYINSYARNVIGFSNVDSINLLIITNAMGIPARPIVGFLADRYTGPINLFVTATFVVSIMLYSWIGVTTRTGMYVFSVVYGLSIGANQGTFVASLTSLTKDPQKMGIRFGMVETLCSLATVAGAPTAGAIIDHNNGDFFWAQIWGGTVMAAAAVIFVACRISVTGWRFKVKV